CGCTTCCATACAATGCAGGCTCTGGCCTACCTTCTGTTTTAGCCAAATTCTTCTCCTGCATACAATGGAATTGAACCCAATATTAATGATTCAACAGTAAAATGCATAATTCACACATCACTGCTCCCTGCTGCAAAGGATAATCGTACTGCCAAGTGCAAACAGAGCAaccaaaagcagagacaacatTGTGTACCTTCTTTTCCTTCTCCAGAACTTCTCGAATGGGATAATGTGCTGCGGTCACACACAGATTCTGAAAGCACAAACTCAGTGAAAACCATGCAAAGGGTTTCTAGCAATTGCATGCATAAAAAGCAAACATACCTTAAGGTCGCTTCCTGAATAACCATCAGTCATATTGGCAAGTGAGTCCAGATCAACATCCGATCCGAGCTCTTCTTTTGCCAAAATTACTTTTAGAATTTTCTCTCTATTTGATGCATCAGGTAAGTTTACCATTAACCTGAAACAATTGAGTAAAATGGTGATAAATATGGAACCAACAGCAATTTGATAATCCCACCCAAGCAAACAAAACTATTGCTACCCAACAGCAACAATTAGATAATCATAGCCCACTGAACAAAACTACAGTTACCCAACTGGGTAATCCTGCCCCCATTGAATGGAACAATAATCACCTGCGGGGGAACCTCCTAATCACAGCCTCGTCCAGATCAAACGGTCTATTTGTAGCACCAAGAACAAGCACACGCTCCTTATCTTTAGTGCGCAACCCATCCCAATTTACCAtaaattcattcttcatcttgcgCATCGCTTCATGCTCCCCTGGATTTTCTCTCCTTCCTAGCATACTATCGACCTGCAGAAAGTCAAAACAGTTGGTATACACTGTACCGATAGTGGTTACTAATGTAAACTTGTGCGCTTGCATACCTCATCAATAAATATAACACTGGGGGCTATTTTACTTGCTAGTGAGAAAACAGCCTTTACATACTTCTCTCCTTCACCAAACCACTGAAAGTAAATGAACCACTGGTTAGCCTTGAGACACTAGTGAACCTCACCAGTTGCCCATTAGGTGAAATAATACCTTCGATGTAATGCTCGACATTGATATATTGATGAAATGAGCACCTGCTTCAGTTGCTACTGCTTTGGCAAGCATAGTTTTCCCAGTGCCAGGAGGTCCGAAAAGCAATATCCCCTTGCAAGGCTGCAAAGAATGAATTGAGGAGGCAGTTATAAGATCATGACCATAGTAAATCAAGATAATCTACAAATGAAGTTTTAAAACTCCAACATATCTAATCAGATTAACTAATACTAAGTAATAACACATTATTAAATACAGTATATAAATAAAGAGGTAAGGAATCACTGGAAGCCAAGAGTTCATGTGAAGAGTCAGCTAGTGACATTTCCATCAGGCTACACACCAACTAATCCATAAGCCTCAATCTTAGTCCCCCCAAGTATTTTCCCGCTCTTTAGAAAGGTGAAAAACCTTATAGACACAATACTGCCAAATTAACTAGAGGACTAGTGACTCAGATAACTCTGGAAGACCAAAGAAAACTGATGCTCCTTGGAGATTTTATCTTGGCATTCATGCAAATTATTTCACAAATATTCAAGTAATACTATGAAATGGCAAAAAGGCATGACTGTATCTTAGCTCAGTTCAaagaaaaatgattaaaaatGGTTCTTAGATCGTGGATTCAACGCTTGAAAAAATATCAACCTTATGGGCAACCCTACAGTTGGAAAGAACACTCTGACACCCCATGTAAGCGATTtcaagcataattaggcattatGATGCTACCTTTGTTAACTGCCCTTTGCAGAACAATTCAGGTCTTTGTAAAGGGAGCATCACCAGCTCCTTTAACGTGTCCTTTACATTCTCCAAGGCTCCAATATCATCAAAGGTAACTCCAATGTCATTAGGTGGTATAACATCCGCCAAAAGCCTTTTCTCAAACTCATTCTCTGTGACAACATCCTGAGAAAAAGGATTTATAAGTATGGTGTTCAGCAACTAAGTCAAGGAATCACCAGAAAGCATGGCAATAAGTGGGAGAGTGTACCTTCAGTGATTTTTTGGAGCTCTTGTTATCACTTTGCATGCTTTGCAGCATGTTGAGCCCATGCTTAAGGCTGTCAAGTAAATAAATGATTCAAAAATCCACTCAGAATTGACTTGAAAGGAAACATAGGACAAATAGTTTTCAATAAGAAAAAACTTTTTTACCTTTCACTTGTGAGTACAAGTTTAGCATCCTTGGAGTTGGACGTTTCAATTTTATTGTGCTTAAGGTGATAACTCACTGCGTACCCAACAATCTTGTCCACATCTAAGAAAGGTTGGAGGAGAAAAGTTTAAACTGAAATTCTTTAGATGAAATGTGAACAAACCAAAACAAAAGTACTCACTTTCACTACTCAGTGATTGGTCTTTGATGAATAATTCTTCAAGATCATTGCATTCAATTCCATTGCGGCTCAGAAACTGCATTACAGAGAAAGTGAAGAATCATATAATGGTCTGCTTCGTTAATCATAAGTAACCACGGAAAGTAGAAGCTTAAAGTAACCATGAAAGGCCCAAGGCCAGACATTTTGGTTAAATGGCTATATCAAAAAGTTACTTCTATGAGGATATTTGATGCTTTCAACCATATTAACAGCAAAAGGCATATATAGACATAAAATAATTGCATAATCATACAAATGGTGAAAATATGCATTCATACAGAAACAGGCAACAAAATATCAAACAGAAGAAATACTATCAAACACATGTAAATGGTCATTTGAGAATAATACACCCAGGCCATATTAGACAGGCATCACAGGCCCTTCAGTTTAAAGAAAGATACAGTTGACAGTGGGAAATATTAAGTTCCAAGGGACAAGTATAATGTTGACTTCTATTCTGCAGCTTACCGTGCGAATGCTACCAATATTTGATTTGGCTTTAAGTGTTTCAACATCACGATCCAAATGCTGCTTCCAATCTGTAAGTAGAGCTTCATCCTGCAAATTTAATTATTCAGATCAGAAAATATATACTTAATAACAACTAAATGAGTGTAGCAAGAGATATAATCACCTGTGGAAGCTGGATCGAAATTTTGTTTGGGAAAAGTTTATTTAGATGTTTCATTGCCTTTGGACTTTCCTTGCTTCTTTCATGCAACCTGCTACCAAAGCTATCCTGCATTTTTAAGAAAAATCATATTAAATTAAAACAATGCAAATCAGGGAGATAAAATCAATATCATGGTTCATCAGACTAACATAGAAAATTTACCGGGAAAAGGTCAAAAAGTGTCTGGCTGCTACTGGCAAACTTTGTGAAAAGAAAACCTCCAGGATGCGCCTGCAAGAAAGATCACTTCACCATCTTAGCAAACTTTTGCTAGAATTGAAGAGAGGTAACTGATAAAAATTAAAGACGGGTTAACAGGATATGCCAACAAGGAACCCCTGGTGTGGGGAAGTGAAAAATCACAGCAATGCAAGGTAGAAAAAATAACTCAGCCTTGTTCAATTACAAAATGAATGCAGGAACCAATATGCCAAAATAGCATCAGAACTTGAAACCCCCACAATCCAAATTTGTCTAGTTTATCAGGAATAATGCATGTAGCCATGTACCTTATCTTTGCGGCTGTCCATCTGGGTGTGGGATCCTATAACAAGAACACCAGATGGAAGCGATTCAAGTTTGCTCCTCAAAGATGAAAGTGACTCTGTAACTCCAGTGAATGATTTCTCTACATCCTTAAGTAACACTATCAGAGGTCCAGCTTTGTTCTCTTCTGAAATGACCTGACAGGAAATGAAAATCATACTATTATACAGAGTGCTAACTTCATATTCAACAGGATTCCATGTCCTAAAAAGCAGCAGTACCTCTATTAACTCGGTCATAGCTAGCCTCTCAACTTCTTCACCAGCAGAAAAGTCTGGGCGCAGTAATTCAGCTGTGGAAATAATGCGTCCTCAGCAACAAATAAAGAGTTCAAATAACTGCCAAAGAAGTTGAGGAATTCGAAAGTTTGAGCTAACCAGAGCAGAAGAAGCCATGATCTTCCTCGCACAAACCGCCAAGATCATTACCATCAGGGATCTGCTTGTCAAATCGGACTCCAATTTTTGAGGATCCATTATCTTCAAAAGCAAGCATCACTCTGCCTCGATAACCATAACTTGGTCCCCTGGAGATCAATCAAATAATTTATAAGAATAAATGTATGGATTGAATGAATATGGTTGCTAGAAAAAAAAATGTCATCTAGAGAAAGAATATATCATTTTCCAGGATTATAAgttaccaaggaatgttatgtggtgggctttggacaaacataaagtcccaacgaagtacgtcgggctcactaaggacatgtacaacaatgttgtgactagtgttcgaacaagtgatggagacacggatgacttcccgattaggataggactacatcaagggtcagctttgggcccttatctgtttgccttagtgatggatgaggatcacaagggacatacaagggggaCATCCCTTCGTGTATGCTTTTcgcagacgatgtagtgctagttgatgaaagtcgaacatgagtgaatcagaaactagagttatggcgggagactttggagtctaaaggttttagactcagtagaactaaaactgagtatatgagatgtgacttcggcactactactcaggaggaggaagatattagtttggaaggtcaagtaatgcctaggaaggatacctttcgatatttaggatcaatgctacagagagatggggatattgatgaagatgttaaccatagaatcaaagtagggtggatgaagtggcgccaagcatctggtatcctatgtgacaagagggtaccacagaagctaaaaggcaagttttatagaacggcgattagacctgctatgttgtatggtgcagaatgttggcctacgaaaagatgacatgttcaactagataagtgtcgcggaaatgcgtatgttgcgttagatttgcggtcatacaagaagggatcgagttcgaaacgatgatatacgtgatagattaggggtagcgccaattgaagaaaagcttgtccaacaccggttgagatggtttggacatgtccaacggagacctccaaaggcaccaggtgcgtagtggaatcctaagccaggatagtaacagtgaagagaggcagaagaagaccgaagttgacttagggtagaggcaataaaaggagacttgaaaggatggaatatacccaaagacttagccttagataggagtgcttggaaaacagctattcacgtgcctgaaccttaattgcttctgctgggattcaactctagcctaccccaacttgtttgggacttaaaggctttgttgttgttgttgttgttgtataagtACAAAAGCAAGCTCATAACTGGGTTCCCTATGAGAAGTCTCATATTCCAGTTATTCCTCTTCCTGTTTAAGAGGCCTACTTTGTACAGACACGAATTCCATGGGAAAAATGTTTCATCCAACCATAGTAAACTATAGTTTGTAAAGACTATCTTATGTTTCTTTCAAAAATGATGAAGTGTCAGGTGCACAAGCATAATTGGTGGACATGTTATTCTAAACGGTGAACAGTTGGTCACTTGTCATTTAAACTAGAAAAACGGCTGTTAAACGGGCAAAACAACCAATTAAGCGGAAATGGTGTACCACCATATATCATTTAAACGGTtagtaaacgggctaaacaatcGTTTGGGCAAACAGTATTTCACAAACTTAATCTTAGTCTGTCAATATATGGGCGGCCCAAGCAACTGGTGGTCCCGCTTGGAATGGCCTTTTGCCGAGTTCAGCTTGATAAAAGGAAAAGTTATAGTGGGATGGGGGAAAACCCACCTCCAACTTGTAACACCAAGATTGAATCTAGAGGACAAGATAAGATTTTGTGCAAATGTTAATTGATATCAGTTTGTAGCGCAATAGTTCATACCACAAAGACTATAAAAGACATAAAATATCTCTCATCAGAACTCATACCAATAGAATGACAAAAGTCATTAAATATCCACTTTATACAAAATTTAAGGCACAAATTATCTGTCCCTGAAACTCAAATACCACTAATGATAAACTTCCTTGCAGTACTAAAGCATGCATTGCCTACTGGAACAAAATTCCGATGATAATAATGTAGAAGCCTAAGGAACAAGCATTGGATACATCTGAAGACAGGAATAATATTTGCAATCGATGTACCTTTGTGACAACGAGGGTGGCTGAGCTGGACCCACATAACGCACCCTATCACCTACAGAAGATGTGGAGGCAAAATCAGGTTTGAGAAAAATATAACTCAATACATTAAGTAATAAAGAATAGCTAACAAAACCTTCTCTGAAAGTATAGCTCTTGGATGTAGCTGTTGACGATTCCTGTTTCGGTAGAGATGCAGAATGCAGAGTGGATGTTCCCACAATATCAGCATTCACACTGGAAGTTGGTGCAGCTGGCCTCCTGAAGTGAACAGTGTCTGCCAATGAAGAACGATGCTTCTGATATATTGCAAACTTCTCGGCAATTGCCTTATCCCCCGATTTATCAGCCTTCCCAACATCTTTCTGGGATTCTGGATCCTTGGAAGGTGCCTACATGGATTTCTTGTTCAGAATAGGAAAATGGTAATGGAACATGCAATGATTCAAGGTTTCTTAGCTTCTGAATATTCTTTAGCAGTAAATAAATATACATGATGAGCTTACCCCAGGCAGCAAAAGTGAATCCACGACAAGGAGTCTAGCACCAAAATGTTTGGCAAGTGCCTTTACCAATGTTTCCTGATAAATCTCGGAACCTAAATGCATCGCCACAGAAAAATCAGAGGAATACTGGGATAATTATCAAACAAGTATGGTCACTAGCATTGTTCGAGAAAAGTATGGCAACTGCCATAACTCAAGGCCTAGTGACTCCAGTTTAAATCCATGGGAAAAGGTAAACAACAAAGGAAGTACAAGTCTCCAAACAGAGACAAAGTACCTGCTGGACCAGATAACAAAATTCGCTGATTTATTGATGAAATCTCAGCAAACTGCTTGATGAACTCCTTCTTTTCCAAGTGTATGAATGCACATGATAAGAGCACATTCTTTGTATTCTCACTGCATGAGATGAGAACCGATAAATACAAAGATATGGACATGTGACGACTAAAAAGAAATATCAAGCTGCATCCCAAGGTTGGTCTGCAGACAGCCCTTACATGGCTTTAAGAAAAACTCAACCAACCAATTTCTATAATCTAAGAACTAAGCATACACCATTGTTGGCAACCTCAAAACTAACCAAAGAAGAATAGACAAATTGCCTTAGATTTTTATAATGTAGCATATAAATAACAGATGCATATGCAAAACTTCAAATAGACAGCATGACAAGAATCTTGCATAAACAGAATAATGTCAAAGCAGCAAAGGAACACAAATCCAAAGCATATCACCTGAGATAATAAGGAAAATTCTCAAAGGTAACATCAATATCACTTGGATTAATAATTCCTTGTTTCATCCCATCCTTAAAGGCTTGACATCTACTTGGAGGCACACTGGTTGAAGCGTTAAGATCCCTGATGAGATCCCTCTGATCTTCAAGAGCTTTAAAAAGATCACCAGTCAAATCGAACTCGGATATAGTTGATCCTCTAATCATCGTCAGAACTGGCCTTATCTTATAGGTTGCAATCTTACCGATTTCCGCACCAAGATGAGTATCAGGCCCAAAGCCATTTTGTTGACAGGTATCGttcgcagcatcatcaggagaTATGGGGGCTGCAGCGACATCCATTGGAGAGTCTTCAATGTTAGAATTTACCTCATTAGCATTTTCCCCATTCTCAAATTCCTTATCAGGGCTCACAGCACGCCCTTTTGATTTATCAGAAGCAGATGATGCCATTGGCCGCACTACTCTTTGGCTGTTCTCTCTGGCTGCCACCGGAGGTACTGCTGCTACATCCTTCGGCTTATTAGATGTAGATGCCAACATCTCTGTACCAGCAACAGCTGAAGTGTCTCCTGTTCTCTTATCTGTACGGATGCGCTTTACGCTAGCAACGGGAGGTTCTAGAAGGCTAACAGCAGATGATGGCAACGTTTTAGGGACTTTGTCATTCAAAGGATGCTGAAAAATCTATGAGTCGGTAAAGGAAAAAACAGGTAACATATATGACATTTCTCCATTCTCAAAGTGCATACTACAGTCATGAAGAAAGAGATGTAACTGAAGAAAAAATATACGACTGAATGAACCGGAAATGATAAAAGGATACATAAGCATGCTTTCCGCATGAACTGAATATGACTTCATCCCCTCCTGTAAGGGGAACTTTTGTGCCTGGACTTATGGGCCTTCCATTTAATTGGACCATACCCTTCTTCCCTAGAACTTCTAACTCACATGGACCTCCTTGCTGAAAATTAAACATCAAAGCCAATGAAATACTTGCAGACTAACACTTGACACTTGAGAATGTTCATGCACTCCGCGGAATGAATATGAACCATAAAAACAAGAACATACCTCAAGGCGCCGCAGCTTGCAAAGCACTTTGCTAACAGGTTGGTCTTTCAGCCACAAATTACAGCTTTTGCTTTGACCAACAGAAAACTGAGCCACACTGATGGGATGGTGAGGAGTCTGTAGTATAAATATGTTTTCT
This sequence is a window from Miscanthus floridulus cultivar M001 chromosome 10, ASM1932011v1, whole genome shotgun sequence. Protein-coding genes within it:
- the LOC136487140 gene encoding uncharacterized protein codes for the protein MVETRRSSAAVAAGKRPSPSPSSSSVPPPKRPKAESPGSPTASAPGRAEEDSVAGAAPARSTGSAEDAAAVAQKDQGADKPSSAAAESSKRRKEPEQQQPAAPWAKLLSQCSQTPHHPISVAQFSVGQSKSCNLWLKDQPVSKVLCKLRRLEQGGPCELEVLGKKGMVQLNGRPISPGTKVPLTGGDEVIFSSCGKHAYIFQHPLNDKVPKTLPSSAVSLLEPPVASVKRIRTDKRTGDTSAVAGTEMLASTSNKPKDVAAVPPVAARENSQRVVRPMASSASDKSKGRAVSPDKEFENGENANEVNSNIEDSPMDVAAAPISPDDAANDTCQQNGFGPDTHLGAEIGKIATYKIRPVLTMIRGSTISEFDLTGDLFKALEDQRDLIRDLNASTSVPPSRCQAFKDGMKQGIINPSDIDVTFENFPYYLSENTKNVLLSCAFIHLEKKEFIKQFAEISSINQRILLSGPAGSEIYQETLVKALAKHFGARLLVVDSLLLPGAPSKDPESQKDVGKADKSGDKAIAEKFAIYQKHRSSLADTVHFRRPAAPTSSVNADIVGTSTLHSASLPKQESSTATSKSYTFREGDRVRYVGPAQPPSLSQRGPSYGYRGRVMLAFEDNGSSKIGVRFDKQIPDGNDLGGLCEEDHGFFCSAELLRPDFSAGEEVERLAMTELIEVISEENKAGPLIVLLKDVEKSFTGVTESLSSLRSKLESLPSGVLVIGSHTQMDSRKDKAHPGGFLFTKFASSSQTLFDLFPDSFGSRLHERSKESPKAMKHLNKLFPNKISIQLPQDEALLTDWKQHLDRDVETLKAKSNIGSIRTFLSRNGIECNDLEELFIKDQSLSSENVDKIVGYAVSYHLKHNKIETSNSKDAKLVLTSESLKHGLNMLQSMQSDNKSSKKSLKDVVTENEFEKRLLADVIPPNDIGVTFDDIGALENVKDTLKELVMLPLQRPELFCKGQLTKPCKGILLFGPPGTGKTMLAKAVATEAGAHFINISMSSITSKWFGEGEKYVKAVFSLASKIAPSVIFIDEVDSMLGRRENPGEHEAMRKMKNEFMVNWDGLRTKDKERVLVLGATNRPFDLDEAVIRRFPRRLMVNLPDASNREKILKVILAKEELGSDVDLDSLANMTDGYSGSDLKNLCVTAAHYPIREVLEKEKKEKNLAKTEGRPEPALYGSEDIRPLSIDDFKSAHEQVCASVSSDSANMNELLQWNDLYGEGGSRKKKALSYFM